In Chitinophaga sp. HK235, a single window of DNA contains:
- a CDS encoding LytTR family DNA-binding domain-containing protein, giving the protein MKISCIITDDEPVARKGLAGYVEKIDFLSLAGICEDALSLNNLLRRQPVDLLFLDIEMPYINGVELLESLSQPPKVIFTTAYEQYALKGFELDAIDYLMKPISFERFLKAANRAREIFKPPTPAITIERDIYIKTGEKLVRIMLEDIIYIEAMENYVYIHTTTGRYLTHATLKAVAENVTGPEFVQTHKSYIINTRKITSIEGNMIDMGGAAVPVSRGLKDSVMNTILKDKLLKK; this is encoded by the coding sequence ATGAAGATCAGCTGTATCATCACTGACGACGAGCCTGTAGCAAGAAAAGGATTGGCCGGATATGTGGAAAAAATCGATTTCCTTTCCCTCGCCGGCATCTGCGAAGATGCCCTGTCACTCAACAATCTCCTCCGGCGCCAACCGGTAGATCTGCTATTCCTCGATATTGAAATGCCTTATATCAACGGTGTAGAACTCCTGGAAAGCCTCTCCCAGCCACCCAAGGTCATTTTTACCACCGCCTACGAACAGTACGCCCTCAAAGGCTTCGAGCTGGATGCCATCGATTATCTGATGAAACCCATCTCCTTCGAGAGATTCCTGAAAGCAGCCAACAGAGCCAGGGAAATATTTAAACCACCCACACCCGCCATCACCATAGAAAGGGACATCTACATCAAAACCGGGGAAAAACTGGTACGGATCATGCTCGAAGATATCATCTACATCGAAGCCATGGAAAACTACGTATATATCCATACGACCACCGGCCGCTATCTGACACATGCTACCCTGAAAGCAGTGGCGGAAAACGTAACCGGTCCGGAATTTGTTCAGACCCATAAGTCGTACATCATCAACACCCGGAAAATTACCAGCATAGAAGGGAACATGATCGACATGGGCGGCGCTGCTGTACCCGTTTCCAGAGGATTAAAAGACAGTGTCATGAATACCATTTTAAAGGACAAATTACTGAAGAAATAA
- a CDS encoding sensor histidine kinase: MEQFWRKYIFPLLYTFIIAASMRLINAVLTGFRFWERSWEETTIECLLLTTGYVYTYVLNSLLRKYQQQPKPPSAIKEYLVVAGVIIAMTDGFILPVQHFTGKRGCELYDVINFTLIPTLFYLLYYVIKRANASMKKSYEQQLLLEKISNDQLQTELRFLKAQFHPHFLFNALNTVYFQMDESVGTAKHTVEKLSELLRYQLYDHQQTVTVGAELQYMQSYIDLQKSRMNDHLQLQVKIDEQLNKQNVYPLLLLPLVENAFKYAGGDYWINISACLQNGWLVFHVSNAVPQIAVKHRKGGIGLENLRRRLALLYPGKHALDINACQHNYSADLKIAL; this comes from the coding sequence ATGGAACAGTTCTGGCGCAAATACATTTTCCCTCTCTTATATACTTTCATCATCGCCGCCAGCATGCGGCTGATAAATGCGGTCCTTACCGGCTTCCGCTTCTGGGAAAGAAGCTGGGAAGAGACCACTATAGAATGTCTGCTGCTGACAACAGGATATGTATATACCTATGTGCTGAACTCCCTCCTCCGGAAATATCAACAACAACCCAAACCTCCTTCCGCCATAAAGGAATACCTGGTAGTGGCAGGGGTGATCATCGCGATGACCGATGGTTTTATCCTGCCTGTCCAGCATTTTACAGGTAAGCGGGGTTGCGAATTATATGATGTGATCAACTTCACGCTGATTCCCACCTTGTTTTACCTGCTGTATTACGTGATCAAGCGTGCCAATGCCTCCATGAAAAAGAGCTATGAACAGCAGCTGCTGCTCGAGAAAATCAGCAACGACCAACTGCAGACAGAACTGCGTTTCCTCAAAGCCCAGTTCCATCCGCACTTCCTGTTTAATGCACTCAATACCGTTTATTTTCAGATGGACGAAAGCGTAGGCACGGCCAAACATACTGTCGAAAAACTGTCTGAACTGCTCCGCTACCAACTGTACGATCATCAACAGACCGTTACGGTAGGAGCGGAGCTGCAATACATGCAGTCCTATATCGATCTGCAGAAAAGCCGTATGAACGACCACCTCCAGCTGCAGGTTAAAATTGATGAACAGCTGAACAAACAAAACGTTTATCCGTTACTGTTATTACCATTGGTAGAAAACGCTTTCAAATACGCTGGTGGCGACTACTGGATCAATATTTCAGCCTGCCTGCAAAACGGATGGCTCGTATTTCATGTAAGCAATGCCGTACCCCAGATAGCAGTCAAACACCGCAAAGGTGGGATAGGCCTCGAAAACCTCCGGCGACGCCTTGCCCTCCTCTATCCCGGCAAACATGCGCTCGATATCAATGCCTGCCAGCATAACTATTCGGCAGATTTAAAAATAGCCTTATGA
- a CDS encoding acyltransferase family protein gives MHTHTCRLAYLDWLRVLAILGVFLFTAARPFTPGIPGPLPDRIDYMLNSSCIPLLFFISGAVSLHMALKRNKTKMVLLWIRRLLIPLITGMLLLLPPLIYLEQTQTGNQKSFWQFYPTAVRMALRPENWHHLWVIFCLAIYMVLMIPLLNWTRTVAARKAQQRLLVLAAGRRVYALLLPIAGLFAASIVLQLPGYATSFLYWWMLLLTGFCCMLQPQLMDSLERNRRCSLLLLLIAIITIIILRHFDPQGWLQIMLEPLHAGLWVFVLTGYGKKYLDLEHPLRPYANLFAYPFYMLQQPLIMLISGYVMQWEYPMVMEYIFVVLSTYLIAIVVFNLLIKPFVLTRFFFGIKPGTPPVVTGKVVKVPMPPSEFFY, from the coding sequence ATGCACACCCATACTTGCCGACTGGCTTATCTGGACTGGCTCCGGGTATTGGCCATCCTGGGCGTTTTTTTATTTACTGCCGCCCGGCCTTTTACCCCCGGCATCCCCGGACCACTACCGGATAGAATAGACTATATGCTCAACAGCAGCTGTATTCCATTACTCTTCTTTATATCCGGTGCCGTTTCCCTGCACATGGCACTTAAACGTAATAAAACGAAAATGGTCTTGTTGTGGATACGCCGGCTGCTGATTCCGTTAATCACCGGCATGCTGTTGTTACTGCCACCACTGATTTATCTCGAACAAACCCAAACCGGCAACCAGAAAAGCTTCTGGCAGTTTTATCCGACAGCTGTCCGTATGGCTTTGCGGCCTGAAAACTGGCACCACCTGTGGGTCATCTTTTGCCTGGCCATTTATATGGTGCTGATGATTCCATTACTGAACTGGACCCGTACCGTTGCTGCCCGCAAAGCCCAGCAACGGCTGCTGGTACTGGCTGCCGGCAGACGGGTATATGCCTTGTTACTCCCCATCGCCGGACTTTTTGCTGCCAGCATCGTCCTGCAGCTACCAGGATATGCTACCAGTTTCCTTTACTGGTGGATGTTGCTGCTGACCGGATTTTGCTGCATGCTGCAGCCACAGCTGATGGACAGCCTGGAACGCAATCGCCGTTGTTCGCTGCTCCTGTTGCTGATCGCCATTATCACCATCATCATCCTCCGCCACTTTGATCCTCAGGGATGGCTGCAGATAATGCTGGAACCGCTGCACGCAGGGCTCTGGGTGTTTGTGCTCACCGGCTATGGTAAAAAATATCTGGACCTGGAACATCCGCTACGGCCATATGCCAACCTCTTCGCCTATCCGTTTTATATGCTGCAACAACCGCTGATCATGCTCATTTCGGGATATGTTATGCAATGGGAATACCCTATGGTGATGGAATATATTTTCGTGGTGCTCAGCACCTACCTTATTGCGATCGTTGTATTTAATCTGCTCATCAAACCTTTTGTGCTGACTCGTTTTTTCTTTGGTATAAAACCCGGAACACCGCCGGTGGTCACCGGTAAGGTGGTGAAAGTGCCCATGCCTCCTTCCGAATTTTTTTACTAA
- a CDS encoding redoxin domain-containing protein — MSTLHRYADYLPAPTPERFPSPVKNRERIQPLAAGQFFPDFYVAEDKVINRASLLGDHVSGTSLHLLTAQPLIVVFYSVNWNGYGDALIAQLAEKHAAIEAAGARLLVLSAEEKKHFTQFNKQPLPFDIAWDAQHRIARKAGIYRETDPIWGRVAGVNADVPIPGVFLITPSLEITYSFTDAYLQEEFSIDHLLAAVEKKLAISA; from the coding sequence ATGTCTACTTTACATCGATATGCAGACTACCTGCCAGCACCAACACCAGAGCGTTTCCCCAGCCCTGTTAAAAACAGGGAACGTATCCAGCCACTGGCCGCAGGGCAGTTTTTTCCGGATTTTTATGTAGCAGAAGATAAAGTGATCAACAGGGCCTCTCTGCTGGGGGACCATGTTTCCGGTACTTCCCTGCACCTGCTCACTGCGCAGCCGTTGATCGTTGTATTTTATTCGGTTAACTGGAACGGCTATGGAGACGCACTGATTGCGCAGCTGGCAGAGAAACATGCGGCTATTGAAGCCGCAGGAGCGCGGTTGCTGGTATTGTCTGCAGAAGAGAAGAAACACTTTACGCAGTTTAATAAACAGCCGTTGCCTTTTGATATAGCCTGGGATGCACAACATCGCATCGCCCGTAAAGCCGGTATCTACCGGGAAACAGACCCTATCTGGGGCCGTGTAGCCGGTGTGAATGCCGACGTACCGATTCCGGGAGTATTCCTGATCACACCTTCACTTGAAATTACCTACAGCTTTACAGATGCTTATCTGCAGGAAGAATTCTCCATTGATCACCTGCTGGCTGCCGTGGAAAAAAAACTGGCTATTAGCGCTTGA
- a CDS encoding AraC family transcriptional regulator translates to MKSKLLREITPLTQSDCFSLFSREKTAFDFPLHYHDEFELNFIQHAAGARRIIGDHMEDIENIELVLVGPNLQHGWFTHKHKGGTIKEITIQFHRDLFDEKFLQRSQMSFVKNMFERSLRGILFSEETTRQIMPRLVNLPQKQGFDSVLELMSVLHDLSTSRNMRILSDATFRNLETFSYNSRRVEKVMLYLNSNFDKNISLHEAAKLASMTDVAFSRFFKTRIGKTFVDTLIEIRLGHASRMLIETTQTVNEIAYKCGFNNISNFNRIFKKKKDCTPKEFRMAYTASGTRTFV, encoded by the coding sequence ATGAAAAGCAAGTTATTACGCGAGATCACCCCATTGACCCAAAGTGACTGCTTCTCCCTTTTTTCCCGGGAGAAAACTGCCTTCGACTTTCCGCTTCACTATCATGATGAATTTGAACTGAACTTCATCCAGCACGCTGCCGGCGCCCGGCGTATCATCGGCGACCATATGGAAGACATTGAAAATATTGAACTGGTATTGGTAGGTCCCAATCTGCAACACGGCTGGTTTACCCATAAACATAAAGGCGGCACCATCAAGGAAATCACCATCCAGTTTCATCGCGACCTGTTTGATGAAAAGTTCCTGCAACGCAGCCAGATGAGTTTCGTTAAAAACATGTTTGAACGCTCGCTGAGAGGCATCCTTTTTTCCGAAGAAACCACCCGGCAAATCATGCCCAGACTGGTCAACCTGCCACAAAAACAAGGCTTCGACTCTGTACTGGAATTAATGTCTGTCCTCCACGACCTGTCTACCAGCCGCAATATGCGCATCCTCTCCGATGCCACCTTCCGGAACCTGGAAACATTTTCCTATAACAGCCGCCGCGTAGAGAAAGTCATGCTTTACCTCAACAGCAACTTCGACAAAAACATCTCCCTTCATGAAGCTGCTAAGCTGGCATCCATGACAGACGTGGCTTTCAGCCGCTTTTTCAAAACCAGAATCGGAAAAACATTTGTGGATACACTCATAGAAATCAGGCTGGGGCATGCCTCCCGCATGCTGATAGAAACAACACAGACGGTCAATGAAATCGCTTATAAATGCGGGTTTAACAATATCTCCAACTTCAATCGCATCTTCAAAAAGAAAAAAGATTGTACGCCCAAAGAGTTCCGTATGGCTTATACCGCATCCGGCACGCGAACCTTCGTTTAG
- a CDS encoding ester cyclase, which yields MELTTQKKLIARFIAEVWNEGNTSNLSIFLHPDFKDFSLPEGLSPDANGLKEWVSLTHQSFQPQTIIEEHLAEPDKCMVRISMHMKHIGLWRGIPATGITATTHGYRSFLLKDGLILEHRALIDGNTLERQLSSTTITGCQVKPVAH from the coding sequence ATGGAACTGACTACACAAAAAAAACTGATCGCCCGCTTCATTGCGGAAGTATGGAATGAAGGTAACACCAGCAACTTATCTATATTCCTGCATCCGGACTTTAAGGATTTTTCCCTGCCCGAAGGGCTGTCACCAGATGCCAATGGATTGAAAGAATGGGTTTCCCTCACACATCAGTCCTTTCAACCACAGACGATCATTGAGGAACACCTCGCCGAACCAGACAAGTGCATGGTCCGCATCTCCATGCACATGAAACATATTGGCTTGTGGCGAGGTATTCCTGCAACAGGCATCACTGCCACCACTCACGGCTATCGTTCCTTTCTCCTGAAAGATGGTCTTATCCTCGAACACCGGGCACTGATTGATGGCAATACCCTCGAACGACAGCTCAGCAGCACGACTATTACAGGCTGCCAGGTTAAACCTGTTGCCCACTAA
- a CDS encoding Crp/Fnr family transcriptional regulator — translation MKKTAITFEASILQNAQLDSISKEMLFNAAQTQLVKQGDYILTEGQTCQHIWLVEKGACRAFYDNNNKEINTVFFFEQAFIANMKSLRNNEPSLYHLQAIEATTLLRWRKEELTALYQQSPAIAAYGTAQLEQLAIISEAHADWLKVLNPEERYEYILQHQPQLIQRVSITQLSSYIGISRETLSRIRRRVL, via the coding sequence ATGAAAAAAACAGCTATCACTTTTGAAGCATCCATCCTTCAAAACGCCCAACTGGACAGCATTTCAAAAGAAATGTTATTTAATGCGGCACAAACACAATTGGTCAAACAAGGTGACTATATATTAACAGAAGGCCAAACCTGCCAACATATATGGCTGGTGGAAAAGGGTGCCTGCCGCGCGTTTTACGATAATAACAATAAAGAAATCAATACCGTTTTTTTCTTCGAACAGGCATTTATCGCCAACATGAAAAGTCTGCGTAACAACGAACCATCCCTCTATCATCTGCAGGCAATAGAAGCCACCACCTTATTGCGCTGGCGCAAAGAAGAACTGACAGCACTGTATCAGCAATCACCAGCCATAGCCGCTTATGGCACAGCACAACTCGAACAACTGGCCATCATCAGCGAAGCCCATGCCGACTGGTTAAAAGTGCTAAACCCTGAAGAACGTTACGAATACATCCTGCAGCACCAGCCTCAATTGATACAACGTGTATCTATTACACAACTAAGTTCCTATATCGGTATCTCCCGGGAAACCCTTAGCCGTATCCGTCGCCGCGTTTTGTGA
- a CDS encoding LuxR C-terminal-related transcriptional regulator, whose product MSTYTVLSEATSLEDKLKALQAIERELPAVFIVMNVEKDYVEYMSENGRRQLDVSMETLQAMGHNYYDTYFSPHDVADYLPKITAMLTAPAEKDAAVTFFQQVRLARHLDWSWHLGTTRVFMRNARGIPTHVITCAIPIDPLHHVTSKVNRLLEENNFLRRNQHIFAALTKREKEILRLMALGFSAGEIAEKVHISEKTAVTHRRNIKSKIGAQSGYDLTSFAQAFDLI is encoded by the coding sequence ATGAGTACGTATACCGTATTATCCGAGGCGACCAGTCTTGAAGACAAGCTGAAAGCCCTGCAGGCAATAGAGCGTGAATTGCCGGCAGTATTTATTGTTATGAACGTGGAGAAGGATTACGTGGAATATATGTCAGAGAACGGGCGGCGACAGCTGGACGTTTCGATGGAAACGTTGCAGGCCATGGGGCATAACTATTACGACACTTATTTTAGTCCTCACGATGTGGCTGACTATCTGCCTAAGATCACCGCCATGCTGACTGCTCCGGCTGAGAAGGACGCAGCAGTAACCTTTTTTCAGCAGGTGAGGCTGGCCCGTCACCTCGACTGGTCCTGGCACCTGGGCACTACCCGTGTATTTATGCGCAATGCAAGAGGAATACCTACCCATGTGATCACCTGCGCCATCCCCATCGATCCACTGCATCATGTTACCAGTAAAGTAAACCGGCTGCTGGAAGAAAACAATTTCCTGCGGAGAAATCAGCATATTTTTGCTGCACTTACAAAACGGGAAAAGGAAATCCTCCGCTTGATGGCATTGGGTTTCAGCGCAGGGGAAATAGCAGAAAAAGTGCATATCTCAGAAAAAACAGCCGTTACCCATCGCCGGAATATTAAAAGTAAGATAGGGGCCCAGTCGGGTTACGACCTGACCAGTTTTGCACAGGCTTTTGACCTCATCTGA